The following are encoded in a window of Variovorax paradoxus genomic DNA:
- a CDS encoding transaldolase family protein — protein MNDDFHLYLDSADLADLQACLPHPVVHGVTTNPTLLQRAGVGRAAVPGLLKRCIELGARQVQAQVYSSEVDGMLEDAQALLPQFDRGQLVIKIPATRQGLDAGAQLIAQGVPVTWTAVYAPEQAHFAAQLGAAYAAPYLGRLEDAGIDGLGLIAQMQSLVARRPASGTRLLVASIRSRAAYLSLLALDVGAITIPPRLFAELLDHPATLAAEAGFLADARALP, from the coding sequence GTGAACGACGATTTCCATCTCTACCTCGACAGCGCCGACCTGGCCGACCTGCAGGCCTGCCTGCCGCACCCGGTGGTGCACGGCGTGACGACCAACCCGACGCTGCTGCAGCGTGCCGGCGTGGGCCGCGCGGCGGTGCCGGGGCTGCTCAAGCGCTGCATCGAACTGGGCGCGCGCCAGGTGCAGGCGCAGGTGTATTCGAGCGAGGTCGACGGCATGCTCGAAGACGCGCAGGCGCTGCTGCCGCAGTTCGACCGCGGCCAGCTCGTCATCAAGATTCCCGCCACGCGCCAGGGCCTGGATGCCGGCGCGCAGCTCATCGCGCAGGGCGTGCCCGTCACCTGGACCGCCGTGTACGCGCCCGAGCAGGCGCACTTTGCCGCGCAGCTGGGCGCGGCCTATGCGGCGCCCTACCTCGGCCGGCTCGAAGACGCCGGCATCGACGGGCTCGGGCTCATCGCGCAGATGCAGTCGCTGGTCGCACGGCGTCCCGCGTCGGGCACGCGGCTGCTGGTGGCGAGCATCCGGTCGCGCGCGGCGTACCTGTCGCTGCTGGCGTTGGACGTGGGCGCCATCACCATCCCGCCGCGCCTCTTTGCCGAGCTGCTCGACCATCCCGCCACCCTGGCGGCCGAAGCGGGTTTCCTGGCCGACGCCCGCGCCTTGCCCTGA
- a CDS encoding L-iditol 2-dehydrogenase — MSGRLQDRHVLLTGAGGGIGLAVAEACIAEGARCSVIDRATAAPEAVRALQQRHLDSLAYIAADVTDTQAITHMLAEAQVAFGPIHTLFNNAAVFDLAPLLDSDEASFDRLFAVNVKGMFFVMQAVLRHMVEAGTQGASVINMASQAGRRGEALVSHYCATKAAVISYTQSAALAMAPHGIRVNGIAPGVVDTPMWDHVDSLFAKAEGLAPGEKKRRVGLDVPLGRMGVPGDIAGAAVFLASDEARYITAQTLNVDGGNVMS; from the coding sequence ATGAGCGGCCGGCTGCAGGACCGCCATGTGCTGCTGACCGGTGCCGGCGGCGGCATCGGCCTGGCCGTGGCCGAGGCCTGCATCGCCGAGGGCGCGCGCTGCAGCGTGATCGACCGCGCGACCGCCGCGCCCGAGGCAGTGCGGGCTCTGCAGCAACGCCACCTCGACAGCCTCGCGTACATCGCGGCCGACGTCACCGACACGCAGGCCATCACGCACATGCTGGCCGAAGCCCAGGTCGCTTTCGGCCCGATCCACACGCTGTTCAACAACGCCGCCGTGTTCGACCTCGCGCCGCTGCTCGACAGCGACGAGGCCTCGTTCGACCGGCTCTTCGCCGTCAACGTGAAGGGCATGTTCTTCGTGATGCAGGCCGTGCTGCGCCACATGGTCGAGGCCGGCACGCAGGGCGCGTCGGTCATCAACATGGCCTCGCAGGCCGGACGCCGCGGCGAGGCGCTGGTGTCGCACTACTGCGCGACCAAGGCGGCCGTCATCAGCTACACGCAGAGCGCCGCGCTGGCCATGGCGCCGCACGGCATCCGCGTCAACGGCATCGCCCCCGGTGTGGTCGACACGCCGATGTGGGACCATGTCGACAGCCTGTTCGCCAAAGCCGAAGGGCTCGCGCCGGGCGAGAAGAAGCGGCGTGTCGGCCTCGACGTGCCGCTCGGGCGCATGGGCGTGCCGGGCGACATTGCAGGGGCGGCGGTGTTTCTCGCCAGCGACGAGGCGCGCTACATCACGGCGCAGACCCTCAATGTCGACGGCGGCAATGTCATGAGCTGA
- the dalD gene encoding D-arabinitol 4-dehydrogenase, with translation MLHLGLGSFHRAHQAVYLQRLIDAGDTRWSLSGANIRPDMAEVVAALQAQGGRYTLETVSPAGEYRYEQIEAIREVLSYEPSLAAVIARGAAPSTRIVSFTVTEAGYYLDTKGKLDLSFADLATDIERARRGEAGETIYGAVCAILRARRAAQAGPVTLLNCDNLRHNGDRFRAGLLEFIARVGDAPLQAWVDANTRCPNAMVDRITPRPPPELRARVQAATGRDEGAAVTGESFIQWVIEDDFVAGRPDWGRVGVELVDSVQPYEEAKIRILNATHSCIAWAGTLAGLGFIHEGTHDAAIRRMAFDYVTDDVIPCLSPSPIDLAAYRDVVLDRFGNPAIRDTNQRVAADGFSKIPGFIAPTVRERLAAGQGIDSVAMLPALFLAFLQRWHRGELPYAYQDQSMDVAVAHAICDAADPMAALCADAGLWGSLAGDARLVDAVRRAGERVTRFVAEKAAP, from the coding sequence GTGCTTCACCTCGGCCTCGGCTCGTTCCATCGCGCGCACCAGGCCGTCTACCTGCAGCGGCTGATCGATGCGGGCGACACCCGCTGGTCGCTGTCGGGCGCCAACATCCGGCCCGACATGGCTGAAGTCGTCGCAGCGCTGCAGGCCCAGGGCGGGCGCTACACGCTCGAGACGGTGTCGCCAGCCGGCGAGTACCGTTACGAACAGATCGAAGCGATCCGCGAAGTGCTCTCCTACGAGCCGTCGCTGGCCGCAGTGATCGCGCGCGGCGCGGCGCCGTCCACGCGCATCGTCTCCTTCACCGTGACCGAGGCCGGCTACTACCTCGACACCAAGGGCAAGCTCGACCTGTCGTTCGCCGACCTCGCAACCGACATCGAACGCGCGCGGCGCGGCGAGGCCGGCGAGACGATCTACGGCGCGGTCTGCGCGATCCTGCGGGCGCGGCGCGCCGCGCAGGCGGGCCCCGTGACGCTGCTGAACTGCGACAACCTGCGCCACAACGGCGACCGTTTCCGCGCGGGCCTGCTCGAATTCATCGCGCGGGTCGGCGACGCGCCGCTGCAGGCCTGGGTCGATGCCAACACCCGCTGCCCGAACGCGATGGTCGACCGCATCACGCCGCGTCCTCCGCCGGAACTGCGCGCGCGCGTGCAAGCCGCCACGGGCCGCGACGAGGGCGCCGCGGTCACAGGCGAGAGCTTCATCCAGTGGGTGATCGAAGACGACTTCGTCGCCGGCCGGCCCGACTGGGGGCGCGTGGGTGTCGAGCTCGTCGACTCGGTGCAGCCGTATGAAGAGGCCAAGATCCGCATCCTCAACGCCACGCACAGCTGCATCGCCTGGGCGGGCACGCTGGCAGGGCTGGGGTTCATCCACGAAGGCACGCACGACGCCGCCATCCGCCGGATGGCTTTCGACTACGTGACCGATGACGTCATCCCGTGCCTGAGCCCGAGCCCGATCGACCTCGCGGCCTACCGCGACGTGGTGCTCGACCGCTTCGGCAACCCCGCGATCCGCGACACCAACCAGCGCGTGGCGGCCGATGGCTTCTCGAAGATCCCGGGCTTCATCGCGCCGACCGTGCGTGAGCGGCTGGCGGCCGGGCAGGGCATCGACAGCGTGGCGATGCTTCCTGCGCTGTTCCTCGCGTTCCTGCAGCGCTGGCACCGGGGCGAGCTGCCTTACGCCTACCAGGACCAGAGCATGGACGTCGCCGTGGCTCACGCGATCTGCGACGCGGCCGATCCGATGGCGGCACTGTGTGCCGATGCCGGGCTGTGGGGCAGCCTTGCGGGCGACGCCCGGCTGGTCGATGCGGTGCGCCGCGCCGGCGAGCGCGTCACGCGCTTCGTTGCGGAGAAGGCCGCGCCATGA
- a CDS encoding ABC transporter ATP-binding protein: MAYLELKNIKKSFGDVHIIKGVDLEIQKGEFIVFVGPSGCGKSTLLRLIAGLEPITSGNLMLDGKDITWAPSGKRDLAMVFQSYALYPHMSVYDNMSFALKLAGVPKSEIKTKVEYAAKTLNLTQYLDRTPKDLSGGQRQRVAIGRAIVRAPKVFLFDEPLSNLDAALRGNTRVEIHKLHRALGATTIYVTHDQVEAMTLADRVVVLKDGLIEQVGTPLELYDRPANQFVAQFIGMPSMNMVAASAIPSFSAATGGRLPSDGFLGVRPEGLRVHPKQSAAAGVPGRVELIEALGADTLIHVDVGGVPLIARQNERTPLQAGDDVAVELDPSVLHLFSREGRAVAA; the protein is encoded by the coding sequence ATGGCCTACCTCGAACTCAAGAACATCAAGAAGAGCTTTGGTGACGTCCACATCATCAAGGGCGTCGACCTCGAAATCCAGAAGGGCGAGTTCATCGTCTTCGTCGGGCCTTCGGGCTGCGGCAAGTCGACGCTGCTGCGGCTGATTGCGGGGCTCGAGCCCATCACCAGCGGCAACCTGATGCTCGACGGCAAGGACATCACCTGGGCGCCTTCGGGCAAGCGCGACCTCGCGATGGTGTTCCAGAGCTACGCGCTGTACCCGCACATGAGCGTGTACGACAACATGTCCTTCGCGCTCAAGCTCGCGGGCGTGCCCAAGAGCGAGATCAAGACCAAGGTCGAGTATGCGGCGAAGACGCTGAACCTCACGCAGTACCTCGACCGCACGCCGAAAGACCTGTCGGGCGGTCAGCGCCAGCGCGTGGCCATCGGCCGTGCGATCGTGCGTGCGCCGAAGGTGTTCCTGTTCGACGAGCCGCTGTCGAACCTCGACGCGGCGCTGCGCGGCAACACACGCGTCGAAATCCACAAGCTGCACCGCGCGCTCGGCGCGACCACGATCTACGTGACGCACGACCAGGTCGAAGCCATGACGCTGGCCGACCGCGTGGTGGTGCTGAAAGACGGGCTCATCGAACAAGTCGGCACGCCGCTCGAACTCTACGACCGCCCGGCCAACCAGTTCGTCGCGCAGTTCATCGGCATGCCGTCGATGAACATGGTGGCGGCGAGCGCGATCCCGAGCTTTTCCGCCGCGACCGGCGGGCGTTTGCCGAGCGACGGTTTCCTGGGCGTACGCCCCGAAGGCCTGCGCGTGCATCCGAAACAGAGCGCAGCCGCCGGCGTGCCGGGCCGCGTCGAGCTCATCGAGGCGCTGGGTGCCGACACGCTGATCCACGTGGATGTGGGCGGCGTGCCGCTCATCGCGCGCCAGAACGAACGCACGCCGCTGCAGGCCGGTGACGACGTGGCGGTCGAGCTCGATCCGTCCGTGCTGCACCTGTTCAGCCGCGAAGGCCGCGCAGTGGCCGCCTGA
- a CDS encoding carbohydrate ABC transporter permease has translation MQPSNFLPQLLRTVGAWAVALLLFFPLGWLFLTAFKTELQAIHVPPLFIFEPTLDNFGEVQRRSDYLLYARNSLITSLGSTILGLLIAAPAAYSMAFFRTKKTRDILMWMLSTKMMPAVGALVPIYVLAQTAGMLDSLTALTIVFTLSNLPIMVWMLYSAYKDIPNEILEAARMDGASLWTEFRHVVMPLSVGGLASTGLLCLVLSWNEAFWALNLTSAKAGTLATLIASYSSPEGLFWAKLSAASLMAIAPIVVFGWFSQKQLVQGLTFGAVK, from the coding sequence ATGCAACCCAGCAACTTCCTTCCCCAGCTGCTGCGCACCGTCGGTGCGTGGGCCGTGGCGCTGCTTCTGTTCTTCCCGCTCGGCTGGCTGTTCCTCACGGCCTTCAAGACGGAGCTGCAGGCCATTCATGTGCCGCCGCTGTTCATCTTCGAGCCCACGCTCGACAACTTCGGCGAGGTGCAGCGCCGCAGCGACTACCTGCTGTACGCGCGCAACTCGCTCATTACCAGCCTGGGCTCGACCATCCTCGGCTTGCTGATCGCAGCGCCCGCCGCGTACTCGATGGCCTTCTTCCGCACGAAGAAGACGCGCGACATCCTCATGTGGATGCTCTCCACCAAGATGATGCCGGCCGTCGGTGCGCTGGTGCCGATCTACGTGCTCGCGCAGACCGCCGGCATGCTGGATTCGCTCACCGCGCTCACCATCGTGTTCACGCTGTCGAACCTGCCGATCATGGTGTGGATGCTCTACAGCGCCTACAAGGACATTCCGAACGAGATCCTCGAAGCCGCGCGCATGGACGGCGCGAGCCTGTGGACCGAGTTCCGCCACGTCGTGATGCCGCTGTCGGTCGGCGGGCTCGCATCGACCGGCCTGCTGTGCCTGGTGCTGAGCTGGAACGAGGCCTTCTGGGCGCTGAACCTCACGTCGGCAAAGGCCGGCACGCTGGCCACGCTCATCGCCTCGTATTCCAGCCCCGAGGGCCTGTTCTGGGCCAAATTGTCGGCCGCGTCGCTGATGGCCATCGCGCCCATCGTCGTGTTCGGCTGGTTCAGCCAGAAGCAACTGGTGCAAGGCCTGACCTTCGGCGCCGTCAAGTAA
- a CDS encoding carbohydrate ABC transporter permease, giving the protein MKRLLPRALMAPAVLTLFLWMIVPLLMTLYFSFVNYNLMQPGERTFAGLENFHYFVTDPDFWPATWNTLLLIGSVIVITVVFGVLLALLVNEPFPGRGIVRVLLISPFFVMPAVNALLWKHMMMNPIYGVLADLWRFFGAQPVDWLTDVPLFSVIIMVAWQWLPFACLIFITSLQSLDREQMEAARMDGASSFQRFFYLTIPHLGRPMAVVIMIEMIFLLSVFAEIAITTNGGPGNESTNMTYMIFKQSLMNFDVGVASAGALFAVVLANIVAVFLIRIIGKNLD; this is encoded by the coding sequence ATGAAACGCCTCCTGCCCCGCGCCCTCATGGCGCCCGCCGTGCTCACGCTCTTCCTCTGGATGATCGTGCCGCTGCTGATGACGTTGTACTTCTCGTTCGTGAACTACAACCTCATGCAGCCGGGCGAACGCACGTTCGCGGGCCTCGAGAACTTTCACTACTTCGTCACCGACCCCGACTTCTGGCCGGCCACGTGGAACACGCTGCTGCTCATCGGCAGCGTGATCGTCATCACGGTGGTGTTCGGCGTGCTGCTCGCGCTGCTGGTGAACGAGCCCTTCCCGGGCCGCGGCATCGTGCGCGTGCTGCTGATCTCGCCCTTCTTCGTCATGCCCGCAGTGAACGCGCTGCTGTGGAAGCACATGATGATGAACCCCATCTACGGTGTGCTCGCCGACCTGTGGCGCTTCTTCGGCGCGCAGCCGGTCGACTGGCTCACCGATGTGCCGCTGTTCTCCGTGATCATCATGGTGGCGTGGCAGTGGCTGCCGTTTGCCTGCCTGATCTTCATCACCTCGCTGCAGTCGCTCGACCGCGAGCAGATGGAAGCCGCGCGCATGGACGGCGCCAGTTCGTTCCAGCGCTTCTTCTATCTCACCATTCCACACCTCGGCCGCCCGATGGCCGTCGTGATCATGATCGAGATGATCTTCCTGCTCAGCGTGTTCGCCGAGATCGCCATCACCACCAATGGCGGCCCGGGCAACGAGAGCACGAACATGACCTACATGATCTTCAAGCAGTCGCTCATGAATTTCGATGTGGGCGTGGCCTCCGCCGGTGCGCTGTTCGCGGTGGTGCTGGCCAACATCGTCGCCGTGTTCCTCATCCGCATCATCGGCAAGAACCTCGACTGA
- a CDS encoding ABC transporter substrate-binding protein yields MKRFLKAGLALALIGTGLVSHAATELVIATVNNGHMIEMQKLTPFFEKANPDIKLKWVTLEEGTLRQRVTTDIATKGGQFDVMTIGLYEAPIWSKKGWLQPIATDAAYDADDLLPAIRAGLSHEGKLYAAPFYGESSMLMYRKDLADKVGFKMPEQPTWAQVKELAGKIHDPKGGLYAMCLRGKPGWGDNMAFLTTLVNTNGGQWFDMQWKPQIDTKPWKDAIGFYVDLMKAYGPPGASANSFNENLALFNEGKCGMWVDATIAASFISDPKQSKVADKVAFAQAPVAVTPKGANWLWTWNLAIPASSTKGAAAQTFVKWATSKEYVNLVAKEHGWGTVPTGTRKSTYANPEFQKVAKFAAAEKKAIDSANLSDSTLPKSPYVGVQYAAIPEFQAIGVAVGQQMSAALSGKVTVDQALKTSQTSAEREMKKAGYYK; encoded by the coding sequence ATGAAGCGGTTTCTGAAAGCGGGCCTCGCCCTCGCACTCATCGGCACGGGCCTCGTGTCCCACGCCGCCACCGAACTCGTGATCGCCACCGTCAACAACGGCCACATGATCGAGATGCAGAAGCTCACGCCCTTCTTCGAAAAGGCGAACCCCGACATCAAGCTCAAGTGGGTCACGCTCGAAGAAGGCACGCTGCGCCAGCGCGTGACCACCGACATCGCCACCAAGGGCGGCCAGTTCGACGTGATGACCATCGGCCTGTACGAAGCGCCGATCTGGTCGAAGAAGGGCTGGCTGCAGCCCATCGCCACCGATGCCGCCTACGACGCCGACGACCTGCTGCCCGCCATCCGCGCCGGCCTGTCGCACGAAGGCAAGCTCTACGCCGCACCGTTCTACGGCGAGAGCTCGATGCTCATGTACCGCAAGGACCTGGCCGACAAGGTCGGCTTCAAGATGCCCGAGCAGCCCACCTGGGCGCAGGTGAAGGAACTCGCCGGCAAGATCCATGACCCGAAGGGCGGCCTGTACGCGATGTGCCTGCGCGGCAAGCCGGGCTGGGGCGACAACATGGCCTTCCTGACCACGCTGGTCAACACCAACGGCGGCCAGTGGTTCGACATGCAGTGGAAGCCGCAGATCGACACCAAGCCCTGGAAGGACGCGATCGGCTTCTACGTCGACCTCATGAAGGCCTACGGCCCGCCGGGCGCCTCGGCCAACAGCTTCAACGAGAACCTCGCGCTCTTCAACGAAGGCAAGTGCGGCATGTGGGTCGACGCGACCATCGCCGCGTCGTTCATCAGCGATCCGAAGCAGTCGAAGGTGGCCGACAAGGTCGCGTTCGCACAAGCGCCCGTCGCCGTCACGCCCAAGGGCGCGAACTGGCTGTGGACCTGGAACCTCGCCATTCCCGCCAGCTCGACCAAGGGCGCCGCGGCACAGACCTTCGTGAAGTGGGCAACCTCCAAGGAGTACGTCAACCTCGTTGCCAAGGAGCATGGCTGGGGCACGGTGCCCACCGGCACGCGCAAGTCGACCTACGCAAACCCCGAGTTCCAGAAGGTCGCCAAGTTCGCCGCCGCCGAGAAGAAGGCCATCGACAGCGCCAACCTCAGCGACAGCACCTTGCCCAAGTCGCCGTACGTCGGCGTGCAGTACGCGGCCATTCCCGAGTTCCAGGCCATCGGCGTGGCGGTGGGCCAGCAGATGAGCGCGGCGCTGTCGGGCAAGGTCACGGTCGACCAGGCACTGAAGACCTCGCAGACGAGCGCAGAGCGCGAGATGAAGAAGGCCGGCTACTACAAGTAA
- a CDS encoding LysR family transcriptional regulator gives MNTGLTDASLMLHVRPRQLLLLARLDAHRHLGRAAEAMNISQPAATKLLQQLEESLGEQLFERSARGMAPTPYGEILIRYARRVLSDFGTAREEMLALRSGLSGALRVGSVPGAVPELLAPALVAYHLRHPQVAVSVVVETSDVMHAQLEQGDVDLVLGRLTDGHDEAKYASVPLLGESQVVVVRAAHPVFERAASVTLAEMASWSWVLQPPGSPQRGRFEAAMREAGIQARLDIIETASPIAITALLENSDMAAVMPASQANHYGRLGVLRTVPVELPVRVPPICLITREDRALSPAAAQFRRQLLGGGGHA, from the coding sequence ATGAACACAGGCCTCACCGATGCCTCCTTGATGCTCCACGTCCGGCCGCGCCAACTGCTGTTGCTGGCCCGGCTCGACGCGCATCGCCACCTCGGCCGCGCGGCCGAGGCCATGAACATCAGCCAGCCCGCGGCCACCAAGCTGCTGCAGCAGCTGGAGGAGTCGCTGGGTGAACAGCTCTTCGAGCGCTCGGCGCGCGGCATGGCGCCCACGCCCTACGGCGAGATCCTCATCCGCTACGCCCGCCGCGTGCTCAGCGACTTCGGCACCGCCCGCGAGGAAATGCTCGCGCTGCGCTCGGGCCTGAGCGGGGCGCTGCGCGTGGGCAGCGTGCCGGGCGCGGTGCCCGAGCTGCTCGCACCGGCGCTGGTCGCCTACCACCTGCGCCATCCGCAGGTGGCCGTGTCGGTGGTGGTCGAGACCAGCGACGTGATGCACGCGCAGCTGGAGCAGGGCGATGTCGACCTCGTGCTGGGCCGCCTCACCGACGGCCACGACGAGGCCAAGTACGCGAGCGTGCCGCTGCTGGGCGAGTCGCAGGTGGTCGTGGTGCGCGCGGCGCACCCGGTGTTCGAGCGCGCGGCCAGCGTCACGCTGGCCGAGATGGCGAGCTGGTCATGGGTGCTGCAGCCTCCCGGCTCGCCGCAGCGCGGGCGCTTCGAGGCCGCGATGCGCGAGGCGGGCATTCAGGCCCGGCTGGACATCATCGAAACGGCATCGCCCATCGCCATCACGGCCCTGCTCGAGAACTCCGACATGGCGGCCGTCATGCCAGCCTCGCAGGCCAACCACTATGGCCGGCTGGGCGTGCTGCGCACGGTGCCGGTCGAGCTGCCGGTGCGCGTGCCGCCGATCTGCCTGATCACCCGCGAGGACCGCGCGCTGTCGCCAGCCGCCGCGCAGTTCCGGCGCCAGCTGCTGGGCGGGGGCGGGCACGCCTGA
- a CDS encoding Bug family tripartite tricarboxylate transporter substrate binding protein: protein MTLFPLARHAGVAALLALATCLSAGAQPAYPDKPLRILVGASPGGGTDILARVLADKFSPALKQPVTVENRPGASNTIAGELTARAPADGATLLLATNTAQAVAPHILKLKYDPLKDLQPVGLVAVMPNVLVVSANSPYKSVKELLAAMAAKPGGFKYASSGIGSTQHVGGEAFNLATGMTSIHVPYKGSSQAHIDIISGEVEMMFDSTSSAMGQIRAGKFRALAVSAPQRSPELPDVPTLAEQGIKGADVSTWYGLYVTAGTPRPAVERLSAELTRTMSLADVQSRIKALGGEPGTLTGEPFAAMNRQEFDHYGRLVRDARIKAE from the coding sequence ATGACCCTCTTTCCCCTGGCGCGCCACGCCGGTGTGGCGGCGCTGCTGGCGCTGGCCACTTGCCTGAGCGCAGGCGCACAGCCGGCCTACCCCGACAAGCCGCTGCGCATCCTGGTCGGCGCCTCACCGGGTGGCGGCACCGATATCCTTGCGCGCGTGCTGGCCGACAAGTTCTCGCCCGCGCTCAAGCAGCCCGTGACGGTAGAGAACCGCCCCGGCGCATCGAACACCATCGCCGGCGAACTCACAGCCCGCGCGCCGGCCGACGGCGCCACGCTGCTGCTGGCCACCAACACGGCGCAGGCCGTGGCGCCGCACATCCTCAAGCTCAAGTACGACCCGCTGAAAGACCTGCAACCCGTCGGCCTCGTGGCCGTGATGCCCAACGTGCTGGTGGTGTCGGCCAACTCGCCCTACAAATCGGTGAAGGAGCTGCTCGCGGCCATGGCCGCCAAGCCGGGCGGCTTCAAGTACGCGTCGTCGGGCATCGGCAGCACGCAGCACGTGGGCGGCGAGGCCTTCAACCTGGCCACGGGCATGACCTCGATCCACGTGCCCTACAAGGGCAGCTCGCAGGCGCACATCGACATCATCTCGGGCGAGGTCGAGATGATGTTCGACAGCACCTCCTCCGCCATGGGCCAGATCCGCGCCGGCAAGTTCCGCGCACTGGCCGTGAGCGCGCCGCAGCGCTCGCCCGAGCTGCCCGACGTGCCCACGCTCGCCGAGCAAGGCATCAAGGGCGCCGACGTGTCGACCTGGTACGGCCTGTACGTGACGGCCGGCACGCCGCGCCCGGCGGTCGAGCGGCTGAGCGCCGAACTCACGCGCACGATGAGCCTGGCCGACGTGCAGTCGCGCATCAAGGCGCTCGGTGGCGAGCCCGGCACGCTGACCGGCGAGCCTTTCGCGGCCATGAACAGGCAGGAGTTCGACCACTACGGCCGGCTCGTGCGCGACGCGCGCATCAAGGCCGAGTGA
- a CDS encoding 4-hydroxythreonine-4-phosphate dehydrogenase PdxA, with the protein MPIPSSTPRVTSAKPRIAVLLGDPSGVGPEMAVKLLARQRNLDAARVLLIADPVVLAAGERVAGVKLAPLQVNALDDLRFEDGRLSLFTRDWMAGEEPVLGESNERSGHASFQALEDATLAVRRGQADAILFAPLNKHSLRLGGLTHEDELRYMQERFAVTSFVCEFNLTGSLWTSRVTSHIPLKDVARHITGEGVSDAVKIIASALRRAGVAQPRIAVTGLNPHAGDGGSIGMEEIEIIAPAIEQLRAEGYDARGPFSPDTVFIGARRGDVDAVVSMYHDQGQIAMKLMGFEQGVTLHGGLPVPVATSASGSAFDIAGKGMAQIEGLQQAFDLCVRMASGVPVPAPAETAVV; encoded by the coding sequence ATGCCCATCCCCTCTTCCACCCCGCGCGTGACCTCCGCCAAACCCCGCATCGCCGTGCTGCTCGGCGACCCCAGCGGCGTCGGCCCCGAGATGGCCGTGAAGCTGCTCGCGCGTCAGCGCAACCTCGACGCCGCACGCGTGCTGCTCATCGCCGATCCGGTTGTGCTGGCCGCGGGCGAACGCGTGGCGGGCGTGAAGCTGGCCCCGCTGCAAGTGAATGCCCTGGACGATCTGCGCTTCGAGGACGGCCGGCTCAGCCTCTTCACGCGCGACTGGATGGCGGGCGAGGAGCCCGTGCTCGGCGAGTCGAACGAGCGCTCGGGCCACGCCTCGTTCCAGGCACTCGAAGACGCGACCCTCGCCGTGCGGCGCGGCCAGGCCGACGCGATCCTCTTCGCGCCCCTCAACAAGCATTCGCTGCGGCTCGGAGGCCTGACGCACGAGGACGAGCTGCGCTACATGCAGGAGCGCTTCGCCGTGACCAGCTTCGTCTGCGAGTTCAACCTCACCGGCTCGCTGTGGACCTCGCGCGTGACCTCGCACATTCCGCTCAAGGACGTGGCGCGGCACATCACGGGGGAAGGCGTGAGCGACGCCGTGAAGATCATCGCATCGGCACTGCGCCGCGCGGGCGTGGCGCAGCCGCGCATCGCGGTGACCGGGCTCAACCCGCACGCGGGCGACGGCGGCTCGATCGGCATGGAAGAGATCGAGATCATCGCGCCCGCCATCGAACAGCTGCGCGCCGAAGGCTACGACGCGCGCGGCCCGTTCTCGCCCGACACCGTGTTCATCGGCGCGCGGCGCGGCGATGTCGATGCGGTGGTGTCGATGTACCACGACCAAGGGCAGATCGCGATGAAGCTCATGGGTTTTGAACAGGGCGTGACCCTGCACGGCGGGCTGCCGGTGCCGGTCGCCACATCGGCCAGCGGCAGCGCCTTCGACATTGCCGGCAAGGGCATGGCACAGATCGAAGGGCTGCAGCAGGCCTTCGACCTGTGCGTGCGCATGGCGAGCGGCGTGCCTGTTCCAGCACCCGCCGAAACAGCAGTCGTCTGA
- a CDS encoding DUF805 domain-containing protein, with product MDFQTAVKTCIAKYTDFTGRASRSEFWWFFLAQFGVLVVTGLIHEYVYFIAALALLLPALAVGVRRLHDIGKSGWFLLLSIIPLINLVLIYFFVQPSQPESNAYGEPPSA from the coding sequence ATGGACTTTCAAACAGCGGTCAAGACGTGCATTGCGAAGTACACCGATTTCACCGGTCGTGCGTCGCGTTCGGAATTCTGGTGGTTTTTTCTGGCCCAGTTCGGGGTGCTCGTCGTGACGGGCTTGATCCATGAATACGTGTATTTCATCGCAGCGCTGGCTTTGCTTCTGCCCGCACTCGCGGTGGGCGTGCGCCGCCTGCACGACATCGGCAAGAGCGGCTGGTTCTTGCTGCTGTCGATCATCCCGCTGATCAATCTCGTGCTGATCTACTTCTTCGTTCAGCCGTCGCAGCCGGAGTCCAACGCTTACGGCGAACCGCCGAGCGCCTGA